The following are encoded together in the Acidovorax sp. KKS102 genome:
- a CDS encoding 2-hydroxyacid dehydrogenase, producing the protein MTTATRHRILQIGRMPLPALEAEMAARYDVTCLADQPDPAAFLAARGAEFTGVVTTAAIGLKGEVIAALPHLRVISSFGVGFDALDIDAATARGVQVGYTPGVLNDCVADMAFALMLDVSRHVAASDRFVRRGEWPKARYALGTRVSGKRLGIVGMGRIGQAVAERAAGFRMELGYHNRRPAQGCALPYFESVNALAQWADYLVLTVAGGTATRHLVNSDVLEALGPNGFLINVARGSVVDEAALIDALTERRIAGAGLDVFENEPSVPAALMALDNVVLTPHTASATHETRRAMGDLVLENLASFFATGAVRTPVPGTPGA; encoded by the coding sequence ATGACCACAGCCACCCGCCACCGCATCCTGCAAATCGGCCGCATGCCCCTTCCCGCACTGGAGGCCGAAATGGCGGCCCGGTACGACGTCACCTGCCTGGCAGACCAGCCCGATCCAGCGGCTTTTCTGGCGGCGCGCGGTGCGGAGTTCACGGGGGTGGTGACCACCGCAGCCATTGGCCTCAAGGGCGAAGTCATCGCAGCCCTGCCCCACCTTCGGGTCATCAGCAGTTTTGGCGTGGGTTTTGATGCGCTGGACATCGATGCAGCCACGGCGCGCGGCGTGCAGGTGGGCTACACACCCGGCGTGCTCAACGACTGCGTGGCCGACATGGCGTTTGCGCTGATGCTGGATGTGTCACGCCACGTGGCCGCCAGCGACCGTTTTGTGCGCCGCGGGGAATGGCCGAAGGCCCGGTATGCGCTGGGTACCCGCGTGTCGGGCAAGCGCCTGGGCATTGTGGGCATGGGCCGCATCGGCCAAGCGGTGGCCGAACGCGCGGCGGGCTTTCGCATGGAGCTGGGCTACCACAACCGCCGTCCGGCGCAGGGTTGCGCACTGCCCTACTTCGAGTCGGTGAACGCGCTGGCGCAATGGGCCGACTACCTCGTCCTCACCGTTGCAGGCGGCACTGCAACGCGCCACCTCGTCAACAGCGATGTGCTGGAGGCGTTGGGCCCCAACGGATTTCTCATCAATGTGGCGCGTGGCAGTGTGGTGGACGAGGCGGCACTGATCGATGCGCTGACCGAGCGCCGCATTGCCGGCGCCGGGCTGGACGTGTTTGAGAACGAACCCAGCGTGCCCGCCGCGCTGATGGCGCTGGACAACGTGGTGCTGACCCCGCACACCGCCAGCGCCACCCACGAAACCCGCCGCGCCATGGGAGACCTGGTGCTGGAGAACCTGGCATCCTTCTTTGCGACGGGCGCCGTGCGGACGCCGGTGCCGGGCACGCCGGGCGCTTGA